From Daphnia magna isolate NIES linkage group LG2, ASM2063170v1.1, whole genome shotgun sequence:
ACAACGACGCCTATAACAGCCGAATGGAGAGCCCAAGCAGCTTGCTTCGACCCAACCCCTGGTTGGTACAGTATACTGCGAACTATCATTCCTGTACCAATCATTGCAGCAATGCTGTCCAAAATGATCTAATTGATTAAACAAATTACTAatacaatttcattttctggcACCCCTAAGTTTGAGACTCTTACCACCCAAGAATTTCCCATTACTGCCTTCATAATTAGAGGACTGCGAAAACAAGCCATTGCTGAAGCAGCTGTCAACATTATGGACCTCTGAAGTACATGTATGTTATTGTCCTTATCCTATCTTTAACACACTCAGGCCACATCCTGAAAAAGGATCATATAAACAAAACATACCTCAAGTtaactgaaaaaacaaaggtgataaaaacaaacacacattAACTTACACAGATCTGTCAATTACCCCAGGTTCAGAGGCAAATCCTAACCCATAGAAGCAAAGGGCACCAAGCCCAAAACTAATCCTTTACCAAGTACTAAATGCTGCAATTTTTTTGGAAATTTGTTTCAGTTGGTGACAAAGACTGAAAATTAGCAAAATAACAAACACTTACCTCCTTCTCCAGCTGGAGCCATAGCAATTTCTTTCAGAGAGCAGGATCTAGTAGCTCTGCGTGTTAAACTCTCACAAGTCTGATTATTCAATTGTCTTGATGTTGAGCTGTAGATATTTGGCTTTGAGAACAGCACAGTAGCTTGTTTCAGAGAAGTTTTCCCAACAAAATTCGTCAAACCACTACGGAGAACGTAGGCCGACAACATTTTCAGTTTCGTGGACTTGTCAACAATCAAGCTTTGGAACACCAAATTCCTACAGTTGAGAAAAATAGTTATAATCAACGTGAAAAGTTCTTTGATAACAATTCTTCCTAATTTACCAGTCTGAGAAATATATAATAGTATGGGGAATATGAAGCTGCTGACTGATCAGTAGTGACAACACAAAtgatgtaaaagaaaaacgcaatTCAACGTATTTAATTTTGCATTGCAGACGATTCGTGCTACTAGAAAGTTCGACGTAGATTTTGTTTCGAAAAGCCCGTCTTGCGTCACAAACTCATGAGACTATGACGACGGTGTTGGATGTTTGCTGAATTCTATGCGCTAGATGAAATATTATACCTAATTTACATTACATAGCCATTGAGGGAATTTTCATCTTAGATTAGCTAGTAACACAATGACTTGTTATAAAATTTCAAGCAACTTTCAGCTTCTATCTGCTTCTATTATTCTTTCCAGAGAGTTGTGCGTCAATAGCTACAATGCTTTTCCGCTGTAGCACGAAGTATTCAGCAGCATATCACTCAATATGAACTTCGATGTTATCGCAAATGCTAGAACAACGTCCTTGGAATAGTTATACGTTTTGTCTTTTTGTGTCGAATTCAAGAATGAACTTCGATATgcaaatttaaacaaatataTGTGATTGTTTTAAAGCGGCGAATAGCCTGCAATAGACTTGACGTTCATGTTAGGACTACAATATCTTTAAATTTGAAGCACGTCGCACATTTTTATGAAAAGATGTATAAAATTTAACATACAAAAATTAAGATACCATAATGTGTTCCGCGCATAATACAAAGTTAGATCGATCGTCCGCTCCCAAAACTTTGAAAGTGCCTTGCCTTTAATACAATAACTTacgaaaaaaacttaaatatctaTATTAAATGATTGAACAATGTTTTTTCAATAaccttaatttaaaaaatagccaGCAagtgtcatttaaaaaaaaaattcccgtcgaaaatacaaaaaatcaGAGGCCAGGAGCTTTGCTCTGTCCTTCATCTGGACCTATTGTATATaggaaaaaatgtttgattttattttatctttatttccAGCTTTCCAAGTTTTCGTGATCAGTACTCAGTCTCAGACCAAGTTTTAGTGACCAGTGCTCATACCAAGTTTTAGTGATCCATCCTACTTGATTCTTCAACGCAAAAATGAATCGAGTAATCTTTGGAATCGCTGCTGCAGGAGTGTCTGCCTTAACGGTTTACCATTGGTATTCGGCTCGAAAGCGCGAAGTTATTTCTTCTACTGATGTCGACAATTTGAACGGGAGAAGTTCTGTCTATCCCCATGTTTTGTCCGTCGACATCGGTGAAGAATCTTCGACTTCGGGAAACGTCAATAATGGTGACCTTAAGGATGAGATTGCCCTGCTGAAGGAGGAAGCGTCTAGACTTGAAAAGGAAAGAGACGAATTCGCTTTGCAGACGCAGAAATTATCTGAACAACTTTGTCAAGAGACAGCCGAACGCGAGTATCTGCAAGCGAAGAGCTCATACCTTCAGGTCGAAATCGACATTAAACAAAGACTTTTCGAAAATGATCTTGATGATCTTCGAGCCGCAAATCGTGACGCGATTATTGCAATGCATGACGATTTATCCCAACAAAATTTGGCACTAGAGTTGGATAATGCTCGTCTTCGTTGCCAGAACGATTTGGTTTCGAATGATCTGATCAACGTTACAGCTGAACGAGACCGAGCTGTCGTGGAGAATGCCGCTCTGGCCGAAGAAGTCGGCGACGTTCAATCCAAGTGGCAAGCAGCATTGACCAACGTGCAAGACCTGCAAACGGCAGCTGATTGCCGCGAAAGCGAGTTACTGCAAATTCATGCTGAACTGGTTTCCAGCGCAGCAAGAATTGCAGAACTAGAATCAGTTAACCATTGTCAGAGCAACAAGCTTGTCGAATTGGAAATGATCGTACAAGGGCAGAGCAGATCGACTCTCGTCACTCCGGAATTTGAGCAACCTCCCGTTGCTACTCTGGTGGAGACTGAAGACTTGCCCGAACTGCACGCTAGTGTTGAACAAGCTGTTGAGGCTGTTGTTGACGAATCTGCCAAGCCATCTTCCCAAGATGACGTGCAGGACGTCCCTTTCCCTCCACTCGTGCAAGAGGCAGCAGCTCCGCGCCGTGATGAGATCGCTCAGAAGCCAGAAGTACCCGTGTTTCCCTGTATGGATATCCGCTTTAGGAATCAAGATATCCAAGGATATACCGTCCTCCTGGAATCGTCTGGAGGACTTCAGGCTGACATCAGCCCAAACCAAGATGTCGTTGAGGAGGTGAAACCTGTGGCATCACCACCAGCCAAACAGGAGGCGCCGCCTAACGTGAAATCTTGCGATTTTAAGGTCATCAACGCAGTCGTTGAACAAGAACTACCTGGAAGCTATAAACTGAACGTTGCTTCGCAACATTACGGCCACATTATCGGCAAAGAGGGGAAACATGTCAGGGCGTTCCAGGAGGCGCACGGCGTAAAGGTAGTGGTTACGCCACCAAGAGGGCCGCACAGTCAAGTCCGAGTCTTGATTACACAAGGGAACAACGAAGGGCGCCGCAACGTGGCCAAGCAAATTGTAGAATCTCTACCAGCCATCGTCGAGATTCCTTTTGCGTCCTTAGGACGGCTCACACCTCAGCGAAAGAAGCAGCTGTGGTACCGCTACTTTGTGGACATGGTTGAAGACGAATCGAACAAGAAGTGCGTGTTGCGCGGAAAATTAGGCAGCTGCCTGCGTCTGTTCAAGGAGCAGAAAGTCTAAAAAGTCTAATTTATCCTTCACCTCCGATGCTGACTCCTAGTAACAAACCAAAGAGATTGGTGGACGAACCCGTCAAAGCAGTTGGGACATTGTCGTGCGTGGGGACTTCTGTCGGCTTGTTTCAATGGTCTTCTTCCCGGCACACGTTTGCATTCACGTGATGAGATTACGGTACTGCACTTATACTTGTTAAAAGTGCATGCCACATCTCACGCGTGTTTCCAGCCGCCGGAAGAGGAACTCCACCTGATTTTCTTGTGGGGATGGCAGAGTACGCAGAATGGCTTCACCTCCGCTACAGTGGTTCGGCTACCTTTACGGGGGATTTCATCCTTAAATGAGTTAATCAATCTTGAAGGTGAGTTACTATGGAGGGAGGCAAGCATATTTGGTTTCATTTGTACATAACGTAAATATCTTTCTTTACTTACAGTATGTATATATGTGCCGCAAAATTGTTCTTTTCGACGTGACAAACTTCAAAATTCACTGTTTGATATTTTCGATAATGTTTAATTTTATCTTATACATGTTGTAAATATCTTTCTTTACTTATAAATCCCTCTCCACCAAATTGTTCTTTTCGACcccaaattcaaaattcacagtttgatatttttaataatgtTTGGTTTTACTTTGTACATATTGTTAATATCTTTCCCTACATATTTTGTCTCTTCCCCAAAATTGTTCTTTTCGGTCCCACTTTTCCCAAAATTCCCTCTTTCGTATACAATAAAATTTCTCTCTTATCATAACGTTCCGTTTTGCTCAATTATTTTTCAACTATCCAGCTTTACCGCACCAATAACAAGAAATAAGGGTAATTTTCTTCAAACTTTAATTGACACATGTATAGAGAATTatatcaaagaaaacaatgagtataaaagaaattaatttaagCTTGTTAGAGTAACCTGAAATGATCCACCACATAATTTATACGTACGTAAACTTCATCACTAACCAGACAATTGAACATCATTTGCATTTTACTCATAATTAACGACATTATACTATTGAGTAATAGCGTTGAAGAATGACTTACATTGCAAAACAGACATTAATGCTAAATACCACCGTCGGGCACTCACCTAGACTTCGGTCGTTGATCCACATAACAGAGTGCATAGTAGTTGATAAAGTAAGTTAAGAACAGGTGTTGAAAGTGACTTCACCCGGGATATCGAACACGAGATAACGCATTACAAGTGGTAAGCTATATCCAGTGTACCAACACCACACATTTAAAGCACAGTAGGCTACTCTCTAAAAGAAGAGATGTCGAGGAAATTTGATCTAGACTTTTGTAAAATTAGAAGCTCTAAGACATTGTGTCTAAAAAAATATGATGTGGCGGGTAATTCCCCTATGCCATTCCCCGTGTTAAATAGGCAACTGATACGCCCTTCAATTTTgaaggtaaaaacaaaaaggatttTTCCTTAATTTTGCTTTCAAGGCCGTAGAAGCTAGTTATTTTATGAATGTATTTCCGAAAATGATATTTCATAACATTTAATCGCAATAGGAGTCACCTTTAGAGGGATTGTAAAGACGAATGAACGACAAACCCATTTACCATACCAATTGTCTCCTTTTTCAGAACAATATGTAAAGAAAACACGCTAGAAAAatgtcgtctaccgttttCTAGACATCCCTTTTTAGAGAGTAACTTTCTTTTATCGACACCTGTATATGTAGCGATGGCTACTGATATTTTAGGGTGGCTCGATGCAACAGCATGCGTCCGGTGTTCTCTGGGTTTGAGCATTTGCGACCCCATTTTTcaaggtgtttttttttattattgattaAGCAACCATGCTAATAATAAGATGTTCAGAGGTATCACATATAGCATAGGGTAGCGTCATTAGTTGGTGATTAAAAAATCGAAATCGTTCATGATGTTCAACTGTTGGGAATCGTAGTTGATGCATTTTCTGAAGGACTCCTACAAAGATCGTTTCTCGCCCAGATCAGGGAATCTGTCGTCAACggaaaattttccatttcAGTTAACGAGACCTACCGGTTTCACGCGCGTAGACCGTGTCAAGTCAGACTAAGCACAAAGCAATGCATTAGAAAGACCATGAAGTATTGGAACGCGGTTTCTCTTTGAGCAACATATAGTCTACACGCGTTACGGTTTAGAAAACCGGTCTTCGTGTCACGCCCATTAAAGTGTTGTTTGCTTTCCTTCTTtagttttaaaagaaattcattCGAACATTCTTTGGGATGTCCTTATTAGCCGTCATCTCTGGTGGTAGTACTCAGTCGGATGCTAGCACTACTTGCGTCACCAGCAGATTTCTTTGAGTACAATACGGTGTGGTCAAACGTACATTATGGATTGGATGACGTTAACCGTAGGCATCCCTTGTTTATCTCATGTCCCGCTAGGCATGTTCTACCGAGATAAATACTACATTAGCGACGAATGCTTGGGTAAGCAAAAAATCGTAATAGATCTGTACAATCCTCAGCTATTTGCCAGTTATACCGTGATCGTTTCTTTTACTgaacaaaaattcaattagCAACATTTGGTGACACAATTATGCATTGATTTTGACGTGATATACGAACCTGTTTAACAAGGCCACTTTAGTGATGGCAATCTTGGGCTGATGGTTAGAGCAATAAAGTTTATGCATGTTCAATTGATGCCACACCACCAATGCCAACGTTGTTCACACCCATCCACTTTCCACACGGCCTTTTCTCAATCCTATCTGTTATATTTTTACCAACCAGCTTGCCTTAGCGAAATTAACGCCAAAATCAATTGTGAGGATCCAAATACTCGTCCTCTTCGACGTGCCCTCATCTTTATGGACATTTTGAATAAGGTCGATACACAAATTTAGCCTGACTGATTTTCTGTTTcgaaaaattatattctaaTTTAAGTACGTTCTGTTTTAGGATCTTATCCCTATTTTGATCCACGTGAATCAACCTAGCATTATCCGTTCAACAGTCGAGTAAGTTTAGATTTTCTTCTATGTTTGCCATTTCAGTAACATCACAGGCTTGTACACTGTATTAAAATGCAAATGACTTTCATTGTTTTAACCATTACTTTTCCTCAGACTGCTTATTTGGTTAACTATACCCGTCGATTGCCTGATTCCCGCACGCGAGATGCCCGCTGACATCTCGATGCCCAAGTTCATGGTCCACGAGTTTACGCAATTTCTCTGCAGTGCAAAAGCAGCGTTTTTGGACCCTAACGTTACCCAAGCTGTCGTTGATcgcctttcattttgtttaactCATGTAAAACGAGAAACCTTTACCAAATTAGCCTGTTTATTCTGAATTGTGCAGTTAATCGTGTTTGTTTCCTAGCAGCCATTAACTACGAGAAATTGCGAATTCATCAACTATTTGCTTTTGCTCATCCGTAACGTCCTGTATGCTCCTGAACGACATATCAATATTACGGAAACTGAAGAACGTATGCACCCTGTGGGACACGACACTGCGTCTGATGGCTCGCAGCAAAGGCGACTCATTTGGGTCTTATTCGCACAAGGATTTGACCAAATTCTCATCAGTTTGCTGACATATTCGCAAAAGGTAAGCAATTTACAGTTAAGCTATCCGAAATTTGGCCTCTAGTTTGTAGATGTTTTTCCCTATCGACTAGACAATGCCCCAGCGGGGTGTGTAAAATTCTTTGGCGAGGTGTACGAGATGTGATTCTTGGACTAAAGAAACATGATTTTCTTGCCAAAACCATATGTAATTCTTGTTGCAAACTGTGATTCcttctgaaaaaaacaaaacaaacaaaatttggcCTTTAGCAAGTGAACGAGATTCTTTTGAGGTTTACAACCCTCGGGCCCCAGGGTGGGGTTGAACGAAATAAGGATAAATTTTAAGAACTTACTGGAAGCCAACAATAAGTAAGGGTACGTTATATGTTTCTGGCATGTTTGATTACCCTTCCTTTTCCTCCTTCTACATTTGGGTGGAATTTGAATATAGGATTTGAATATAGACTTATACGTAAgccattttttattcgaaaccAAGAAGTGTTGCCTCACAATTCaacgaaatattttaaacaCGCATGGTGCTATCACATAACCTTGACTTCaagtttttttcaaagttattCGTCCAATTTCGGATTTTCTGCTTACATGGTACTTcaatagaaggaaaaaatccagccaattgttttttttttaacggacAAACTAGTCAAGGTagacaaaaacgaaaacaaaaattttcgAAACGTTGGCATAGAACCTGTTTTCCCCACGAATATACAGAGTTTTCCATATTATAAGTGTTTTTCTTGGGATTAGTTAGACAACCCAGATGAAACATAATATTTGCAGGGCGAATGGGTCATGACAATCGTTCAACTCATTGCTCTCCTCTACCAGCGGCATCCAGCAGACAAGATGCAAAAACTGTTGGACAGGAAGGCAAATACAAACTGTTCATCTAAAGATGATGACGCGAGCAACACTTGCCAATATTTCGACGTAAGTCATTTCCAAAACCACTTAGCTGTACAAACCTGTTGAATAATATACGGTATTCAAACTACAAACTTTACATCTTTGCATGTGATAACGGATCCGGATTAGTCGACCAATTCCACTATTACCGGTTCTTCAGGTATGGTTATGTAACAAGTGACGCCTCTGAAAGTCTATAGTTTGCAATTTCAAACTTATATCAGCAGCAGAAGACATTGGTTTAAGGTTTGCCAATTGCCCCGAAACATCACGAAAATATGATCCTTCGGTACCAATGCAAGATAATGATAGAAATGGAGTGAATGTGTAAATTTTGTGTTCTGTGGTCCATCATGGAGTTGTCGATTTCATACTCTATTAATATaaagttcaaattttcttTAGTCAACGGATctcaaaaggaaaagaggaaaaaaaatcgaaaggAACGAGTCACAAGCAAAAGCAGAACAAACACGGTAAATCGCACCACTTCAAAACGAAGATTAAATGCGATCCGTCGGAGGAAGACGTGTCGCAGCTTCTGGTAGAATTCatccaaatttttttgcaaaatggTAGGATCTAAACtcgtcatttaaaaaacaaccgCGTTAATTTCCCTATTGGGTTTAACGCAACAGGTTTCAACGCCTTAGTGGGCGAACTACACCAAAAACTGATTCAACAGGATGTTCTAGTTCATTCGGAAAAGTCATTCTTCTTATGGCTCATCACTTATTTCATGCGCTTCGCGCCACAATTAAAACTGGATGAAAAGTacttgaaaaatgttttcgttattgATCTTCTTTGCCATCTGACGTGGGATGCGATTCATCAGACTGAAGAATTTGAAGTAAAGTCACTACAACCGTCACTCGATCTAAACCCGTTTTTGCGACGTCTGCATCTAGGAATAACTGCCATCAGCGAATTCCTTCAAGCATTGGACGCATATTGTACTCTGGCTGAATCGAAGCAAACAATTGGCAACtcaagagaaaataaaaaacaatcaaacattTTCCAACTACGGGAATACTTGCTAGCCATTAATGATCTTCGTCAACTCTTTTTGCTCCGACTACGTTTGTTCAACCCTATCAACCAGAGTCGGCGATATCTCTGTGAAATCATCAAAGCTAACCACATCCTTTTGCTTTCCCTTGAACGTGCTACCAAGCTGTCGGCGTCACAAAAGAGCTTTGATATTTCTGagcatttaaaacaattttgttgCAGGACGATAATGGCTCGATATGGAACTGCCCTCAGAGATTTTAAGACAAACGGCCCTTTTGTCAACGATTCCATTTTTACGGTATTGCATCACGTCGGTATTGATCTAGGTCAAGTTGATCTCTTGTGCGATCCTGTTATCTTACACAATTTCAGCCAAATTTGGGCTTGCGAATTCAAGGTATTCCGTTGAGTAACGCTTGCCATTTGGCAGAGATGGTTGATTTGGTTTTGCTTCTCGTTTAGTTGTGTGAAGATTGGGAAGATCTTATCGAATACGTTGTACAGAAATTTATGCAAGACTACCGGACTAAGACCGACGGCTTCGATGAGGGGTCGGTCCCCAGGATCCCTGATCAAATGCAGGATAAGCAAATATCCTTATACAACCATACAGAGTCGACTGCTTGCGAAAATCCTTCTTTTACAGAAGCAGAGCTGGCCGAGATTCAAATCCTAAAAACCCAGCTTGTGGCTTCTGGTCTTAATTCATTTTATGTATTATTTTTTCCtccgtttatttttttctcttttctttcaacaGGATTTCAGCAACAGTTATGTTGGATTCAGAAATCTTTATTGGTAGCCTGCTCCGCCCGTTTGGGTACGTACGTTAATGAAGAATTCCGCAATCCAGTTGCATGTCTGAGTCTTAAAATGAGATTGCCCTGCCCCATAATTCCATGGACGGAAGTCCAAGCATCAGCTCTTAATTCCAATCTTTTCAGACTTCTTTTGCATCGGATAGGCCTTCAAACATCCGTCGCTCAGACTGTCCCTTTTCCGCGAATTCCGTTTGCATGGTCGGCGGAAACTTTATACCGCGCTGCTCTATTTCTTGGTCCCGTTGACAGTCAGAATATCGACTTTGACTTGCAGTGTCTCACTAAAGTTGAACTACAAGTCCCGCCCTGTCACATTAATTCGCCTGCCGATGGTTAATTTTGAGTGAGATGTAAGTTAAACACTATCCAATATGGTGAGTAGGATACCCAGCAACGTAGTAGGCGATTCCCTACAGGTCTTCAGTTAATTACACTCCATGATCCCAAAGTTGTTTTACTCGAAATGATACTCCCATtaagtttgtaaatttttttcagacCATGTCGGTATTTTCAAGCATTTGTTGTGGATTATATGGTAAAATTAGTTATATGATGTTTGTTGTCTGTTGGGAAATGTTTTGACGTCACTGATAACCTCGTATATAGCCTCACAGTCTAATGCTCACGAGATTCacgtgttttcttcttcctcgaCCCTTTGTAACGTGACTATACTAAAATCAAttgatcattttgaaaatcaTCATTAGTCTAAACGTGATTCTATCGGAATACGAATTCCATTCTCAAATCTTTATGCAATGAGTTGTGGTAGGTGTTGTGGTAGGCCGTAAAAATCCATTTCCAGTTTTCGTAGAGTCAAGTCACGTTTCTTTCTGGTGATGACCGATGAATATTTTACGCAATAGATCAATCCTCCGAAAAGGGTAAGTTCGTTGATACCAAAAGTATGTCAAGTATGTCATTCAGTTTTCGACGACATAATCGAGCAACGGGGAAATGGGGACGAGAAATGGGGAGGTTTTGATATAGAAAAAAGACTTTCTGATGTCACaggaaagttttttttttttctgttaaaaaattttattttctcttcttatACTTTTAATACTCGTATATGTAATTTATTACGTAAAGAAGCTTTTGTTAAGCTGATGGAAACCAGATACAAATTTAAAGAATCGATGCTGCTAATTGCCGAGCCATTTTTATCAGCATCGGAAGCCGTGCAGAGAGTTTAAAATTGTACtgaataaaattaaaacaacttCCTTTTGAGTAACCAGTTATCAATCACGATAAAGGGTATACATTTTAGGGCGTGCcaaaccaaaccaaaaaaaattttagaacTTTTGTTGTCGATTAAGGGGTTCAACGGTTCTTGTCTAGGTTTATAATTAAGAACTGACGGTCATGTTCCCCTGCTGATGGTTACATCATCCATGCGACAGCCAATCAGCTTTCAGATAACCATTTAGAAGGGCTAAAACTattactatttaaaaaatacagatcgaaaggaaaaagcacagcACTACCTATTACACCTATGGTCAACGGACAAGGATTTGTAGAAGATCTCCAGTGTTGAAACAGGACAGACGCCTTCAACGGTGCTATTAAAGAAACTATTACCTATCGGTCGTTTTTCGCTAGAGGTGGATTTTGTTACCATTGTCTTTGAATGATCCATCGTGGTTGCAAGCGCATTAACATCCCATAACGGAAAATGGCAAGACAAACATGTACGAAGCCAAGCGGTTTTGTCACATAAAAATCCCAACAAAATTGAAATACTAAGTCAAGTAAAACACTAAATAGACatcattttctctttatttttcagcATTTGTACCATCTCGTTACATCTTTACGGCATTAGTGTCTATCGGCTTGGCCATCATTTATGGATTGAAGGTATttatcgattatgttttttctATCATCCTTCAAGCATGTAATCGAAAACGTGAACCTAATGTTGTGATTATTTGTGGACATTTCGGGAAAACCGAATAACTTGATAGGTTAATCTGAGTGTGGCTATCGTCGTAATGGTAAGTGTAATTTTCAAACTACGCTCCAAAGCCTAACTAGACCTACATATGGCggcatttattattttttaaaatatcagaTTAATTCTACGGAACTTAAGGCAGTAACGGAGTCGGCTAACGAAGGTTATCTTTCTGAAAGTAATCGCTCTTTGGCTTACAGCATTAGAAGCCAACCGTCTGAATTTGCTTGCCTTGATCCTTTTTCCGAGACAAACAATAAGACCTCCGATGTACAGGTTCGATCAAATTTGAGcagatatttttttctttcatgtcAATGAATTGGCTGGCATTACTTGAGTGCTAACTCTTCAGAAATTGTTCATGAACTTAGGATGGGCCTTTTGCGTGGCCAGAGACTATTCAAGGTTTGGTGTTGGGGGCATACTTTTGGGGTTACCTCCTGACTCAGATTCCCGGTGCAATGATAGCTGAAAAATACTCTGCCAAGTGGGTCATTTGGAGTTCAGTCCTCATCAATGTCGTGTTCACCATTTTAACACCGTTGGCTGCCAACATAAGTTACATCGCTGTCCTCGTTGTCCGTTTCATTGAAGGACTGGGCGCTGTGAGTCTTTTGATTTTGCCATATATTCACCTGACGGCGACCTTCAAATTCAAGTGTAAGAttatgcatttttttattttttgtaattaATTATAGGGAATGTCACCTCCAGCTATCCACGTTATGTTGACCAAATGGGTTTTGCCGCAAGAGCGCAACTTGATGTCTTCTTTGGCCTATGCTGGTAAAACACTTCTAACATGGGACGACACCTTACCCTCATATGAACTCTGTGGCTTTACAGGAATGGCATTGGGGACGGTACTTTCTCTTCCGTTTTCTGGCATACTGGCGGCTGTCAGTGGATGGGAATCCGTTTTTACGTCCAAGGTGGCCTGGCCTTGGTCTGGTGCGGCTTGTGGCTCTTCTTTATCTATGATTCGCCGGAAAATCATCCGCGTATCCATCCAGAAGAATTAGAACTTTTTCGTGCATGCAGCAGGGAACATGTTGTTGATCAGGGAAACGACACAATGGTATGCGAAGCAAAATTGGAAAACGGTAATGTTGATTC
This genomic window contains:
- the LOC116916080 gene encoding protein timeless isoform X2, with amino-acid sequence MDWMTLTVGIPCLSHVPLGMFYRDKYYISDECLACLSEINAKINCEDPNTRPLRRALIFMDILNKDLIPILIHVNQPSIIRSTVELLIWLTIPVDCLIPAREMPADISMPKFMVHEFTQFLCSAKAAFLDPNVTQAVVDRLSFCLTHQPLTTRNCEFINYLLLLIRNVLYAPERHINITETEERMHPVGHDTASDGSQQRRLIWVLFAQGFDQILISLLTYSQKGEWVMTIVQLIALLYQRHPADKMQKLLDRKANTNCSSKDDDASNTCQYFDSTNSTITGSSAEDIGLRFANCPETSRKYDPSVPMQDNDRNGVNVQRISKGKEEKKSKGTSHKQKQNKHGKSHHFKTKIKCDPSEEDVSQLLVEFIQIFLQNGFNALVGELHQKLIQQDVLVHSEKSFFLWLITYFMRFAPQLKLDEKYLKNVFVIDLLCHLTWDAIHQTEEFEVKSLQPSLDLNPFLRRLHLGITAISEFLQALDAYCTLAESKQTIGNSRENKKQSNIFQLREYLLAINDLRQLFLLRLRLFNPINQSRRYLCEIIKANHILLLSLERATKLSASQKSFDISEHLKQFCCRTIMARYGTALRDFKTNGPFVNDSIFTVLHHVGIDLGQVDLLCDPVILHNFSQIWACEFKLCEDWEDLIEYVVQKFMQDYRTKTDGFDEGSVPRIPDQMQDKQISLYNHTESTACENPSFTEAELAEIQILKTQLVASGFQQQLCWIQKSLLVACSARLGTYVNEEFRNPVACLSLKMRLPCPIIPWTEVQASALNSNLFRLLLHRIGLQTSVAQTVPFPRIPFAWSAETLYRAALFLGPVDSQNIDFDLQCLTKVELQVPPCHINSPADG
- the LOC116916080 gene encoding protein timeless isoform X1, coding for MDWMTLTVGIPCLSHVPLGMFYRDKYYISDECLACLSEINAKINCEDPNTRPLRRALIFMDILNKDLIPILIHVNQPSIIRSTVELLIWLTIPVDCLIPAREMPADISMPKFMVHEFTQFLCSAKAAFLDPNVTQAVVDRLSFCLTHQPLTTRNCEFINYLLLLIRNVLYAPERHINITETEERMHPVGHDTASDGSQQRRLIWVLFAQGFDQILISLLTYSQKGEWVMTIVQLIALLYQRHPADKMQKLLDRKANTNCSSKDDDASNTCQYFDSTNSTITGSSAAEDIGLRFANCPETSRKYDPSVPMQDNDRNGVNVQRISKGKEEKKSKGTSHKQKQNKHGKSHHFKTKIKCDPSEEDVSQLLVEFIQIFLQNGFNALVGELHQKLIQQDVLVHSEKSFFLWLITYFMRFAPQLKLDEKYLKNVFVIDLLCHLTWDAIHQTEEFEVKSLQPSLDLNPFLRRLHLGITAISEFLQALDAYCTLAESKQTIGNSRENKKQSNIFQLREYLLAINDLRQLFLLRLRLFNPINQSRRYLCEIIKANHILLLSLERATKLSASQKSFDISEHLKQFCCRTIMARYGTALRDFKTNGPFVNDSIFTVLHHVGIDLGQVDLLCDPVILHNFSQIWACEFKLCEDWEDLIEYVVQKFMQDYRTKTDGFDEGSVPRIPDQMQDKQISLYNHTESTACENPSFTEAELAEIQILKTQLVASGFQQQLCWIQKSLLVACSARLGTYVNEEFRNPVACLSLKMRLPCPIIPWTEVQASALNSNLFRLLLHRIGLQTSVAQTVPFPRIPFAWSAETLYRAALFLGPVDSQNIDFDLQCLTKVELQVPPCHINSPADG
- the LOC116916080 gene encoding protein timeless isoform X6; its protein translation is MDWMTLTVGIPCLSHVPLGMFYRDKYYISDECLACLSEINAKINCEDPNTRPLRRALIFMDILNKDLIPILIHVNQPSIIRSTVELLIWLTIPVDCLIPAREMPADISMPKFMVHEFTQFLCSAKAAFLDPNVTQAVVDRLSFCLTHQPLTTRNCEFINYLLLLIRNVLYAPERHINITETEERMHPVGHDTASDGSQQRRLIWVLFAQGFDQILISLLTYSQKGEWVMTIVQLIALLYQRHPADKMQKLLDRKANTNCSSKDDDASNTCQYFDSTNSTITGSSAAEDIGLRFANCPETSRKYDPSVPMQDNDRNGVNVQRISKGKEEKKSKGTSHKQKQNKHGKSHHFKTKIKCDPSEEDVSQLLVEFIQIFLQNGFNALVGELHQKLIQQDVLVHSEKSFFLWLITYFMRFAPQLKLDEKLKNLK